The genomic window CAGCAGCACGATGATCAGCGGGATGAAGGCGACGCGCGGGGTTGCCGCCAGCGCATAGACATAGACCTCCAGCGTCTTGCCCAGCAGCCGAAGCGCGCCCATCAGCACCCCCAGCGGAATCGCCACCGCGATGGCGATCAGATAGCCCGAGCCATAGACCGACAGGCTGTCGCCCAGCGCGGTCTGCAGCCGCCCCTCGGCAAACAGCCGCAGCGCCGCCTCCCACGTTGCCAGCGGCGATGGCACCAGATTGCGCGCCACATTCATCGAGGCGATCCACCACAGCCCGATCAGCAGCGCCAGGAAGGCCAGCCGAAGCAGCGTCACGACCCAGACGGCGGAAAGGCGCGGCCGGGCCGCGTTGGGGGGGTCACCTTCCATTCGGCCTCCCGCGGCGCGAGGCGGGGGCGCCCTCGCGCAGGTCGCGCCCCGTCAGGCTGAGAAACACGTTTTCAAGGCTTGGCTGGTCGATCGTGATGTGGCGCAGGTCGGGCCCGAAGTCGGCCTGCAGCGCGTCGAGCGCCGCCGGGTCATCCAACGGGATCAGCAGCAGCCCGCCCGCCCCGTCGAGCACGCCGGGGTGGCGCGCGCGGATCGCCTGCCCGACGGCGGCCGAGGCCGGGCGCGCCCGCACCAGCAACCGGCCATGATCCGCCTTCAGCGCGTCGGGCGTGCCTTCGGCAATGATCTTGCCATGGTCGATGATGCTGACATGATCGCAGCTTTCGACCTCGTCGATGTAGTGGGTGGTGACGACCACCGTCAGCGGTCGGTTCTTGCGCAGGGTGTCGAGATAGCTCCAGATCCCGGCGCGGGCCTGCGCGTCAAGCCCGACGGTCGGTTCGTCCAGAAACAGCACGCGCGGTTCGTGCATCAGCGCCCGGGCAATCTCCAGCCGCCGCTTCATGCCCGACGACAGGGTGCGGACCACCGCATCGCGCCAATTCTCCAGTTCCACCAGCGCCAGCAGCTCGTCGATCCTGCGGTGTCGGTCGGCGCGGCCCCTCTGGTAGACCATGCCGTGAAAGTTGAGGTTTTCCCGCACCGTAAGCCGGGTGTCGAGCGTCGGATCCTGAAACACCACGCCGATCTCGCGCCGCACCTTGCGCGACTGGCGCACCACGTCCAGCCCGTTGACCTGCGCGCTGCCGTCGTCGGGGGCGCGGATGGTGCAGAGAATGTCGATCAGGGTCGACTTGCCCGCGCCGTTGGGGCCAAGCAGGGCGAAGACGCTGCCGCTGCGCACCCGAAGGCTGACCTGATCCAGCGCCAGGTGCCGCCCGTAAGGCTTGCTCACGGCATCGACCACGATGTCATCGGCCTGCGTCATGCCAGCACCCCCACGCCGCGCAGGGTGCGCAGGCAGATGTCGTACACCCCGGCGTCGGAGGGGGCGGCGAGGAAATGCCAGTGGCGGGCGCTGAAAAGCTCGCGCAGACCGGTTTGCCAGGCCCGCAGCAGCACGCCGTAACGGCCCAGGGTCTCGGCGTCGGACATCACCTCGACCTCGGCCCCGGTTTCGGCATCCAGCAGGGTCATCAATCCCTGACCCAGCCGCGCGGGGTCGCTTTCGCCCGGCGACAGGATCTGCATCGCCAGGATCTCGTGCCCCGCCGCGTGCAGGATGTCGAGCCGCTGGCGCACCCCGTCCCCCCACCAGTCGCTCAGCGCCACCACCAGCCCCGCCTGCGGCAGATGTGGCGTCACGTCAGCGAGCGTGGCGGCAAAGCCGGCGTCGGCCGCGCCGGCCTCGACCCCGGCGATCCAGGCAAACAGCGCCTCGGCCCGTGCCGCCCCTTGCCAGCGCGGCGACAGGGCCAGCCCCCGCGCGCCGCGCATCGCGGCCTGCACCCGGTCGCCGCCGGTCAGCGCGACAAAGCCCAGCACCTGCGCCAGCAGGCAGGCAGAGCGGAACTTCGCGCCATCCTCGATCAGCATCGAGGGGCTGGCGTCGATCACGAGGGTGACCGGCAGTTGCCGCCCCTGCACATATTGCCGGATCACCGCTTCGCCGGTGCGGGCCATCACATGCGGGTCAAGGTGGCGGGTGTCTCCACCCGCCCGATAGGGGCGGTGGTCGATGAATTCCATGCCCGCCCCCTTGCTGCGCGACCGCCGCTCGCCGATCCCGACCGAAGGCCGCGCCCGCATCGGCAGCAGCCGCGAGGCCTTCAGTTGCTCCAGCAGGGCGGGGGGCGGGCGCATCACAGGTGCCCCAGGCACTGATCGAACAGGCGCAGCATCAGCGCGTCGGCATCGAGATTCGACGCGAGGCCCTCGAAGTTCAACTGCAACCGGTGGCGGACCACCGGCAGCAGCACCGCCCGCAGGTCCGCGACTGCCACATGGTTGCGCCCCGCCAGCAGCGCATGGGCCTTGCCGCCCAGCACCAGCGCCTGCGCCCCGCGCGGGCTGATCCCGAAGCGGACATGGCGGGTCACTGTGGCATCGGTGTCGCTGCGCCCCGGCTGGGTTGCCACGCTGAGCCGCGCCACGCCGCGCCGCAGCGGCTCGGCAATCGGCACGCTGCGCACCAGCGCCTGAAGCTGGAGGATGTCGTCGGGCGTGATGGTCCGGGTCCGGTTTGCCGCCGCCGCGCCTGTCGTCGCGGTCAGGATGTCGGTCAGCGTGTCCTGATCGGGGTCGGCCACGTCGATGCGGAACAGGAACCGGTCGATCTGCGCCTCGGGCAGGGAATAGGTGCCCTCCATCTCGATCGGGTTCTGGGTGGCCAGCACGAAGAACGGCCGGGGCAGGGGGGTGCTGATGCCCGCCGAGGAAATCGTCGCCTCCTGCATCGCCTCCAGCAGGGCCGACTGGGTGCGCGGCGAGGCGCGGTTGATCTCGTCGGCCAGCAGCAGTTGCGCGAAGACCGGGCCCTTGCGGAACTCCAGCCGGTTGCGCCCGTCGGCATCGGGCACCATCACCATCGCACCCACGATGTCGGCGGGCATCAGGTCCGGCGTGAACTGGATGCGCGAGAACGAGAGCCCGCTGACCTGCGCAAGGCAGCGCACCATCAGGGTCTTGCCCACCCCCGGCGGCCCTTCCAGCAGCACATGGCCGCCGGCAATCAGCCCGATCAGCATCAGGTCCAGCGCCTGTG from Paracoccaceae bacterium Fryx2 includes these protein-coding regions:
- a CDS encoding DUF58 domain-containing protein, with amino-acid sequence MRPPPALLEQLKASRLLPMRARPSVGIGERRSRSKGAGMEFIDHRPYRAGGDTRHLDPHVMARTGEAVIRQYVQGRQLPVTLVIDASPSMLIEDGAKFRSACLLAQVLGFVALTGGDRVQAAMRGARGLALSPRWQGAARAEALFAWIAGVEAGAADAGFAATLADVTPHLPQAGLVVALSDWWGDGVRQRLDILHAAGHEILAMQILSPGESDPARLGQGLMTLLDAETGAEVEVMSDAETLGRYGVLLRAWQTGLRELFSARHWHFLAAPSDAGVYDICLRTLRGVGVLA
- a CDS encoding AAA family ATPase, whose product is MTPMTAPTAIDPDLATLERLRAALQATRASVATMVIGQPQALDLMLIGLIAGGHVLLEGPPGVGKTLMVRCLAQVSGLSFSRIQFTPDLMPADIVGAMVMVPDADGRNRLEFRKGPVFAQLLLADEINRASPRTQSALLEAMQEATISSAGISTPLPRPFFVLATQNPIEMEGTYSLPEAQIDRFLFRIDVADPDQDTLTDILTATTGAAAANRTRTITPDDILQLQALVRSVPIAEPLRRGVARLSVATQPGRSDTDATVTRHVRFGISPRGAQALVLGGKAHALLAGRNHVAVADLRAVLLPVVRHRLQLNFEGLASNLDADALMLRLFDQCLGHL
- a CDS encoding ABC transporter ATP-binding protein, whose amino-acid sequence is MTQADDIVVDAVSKPYGRHLALDQVSLRVRSGSVFALLGPNGAGKSTLIDILCTIRAPDDGSAQVNGLDVVRQSRKVRREIGVVFQDPTLDTRLTVRENLNFHGMVYQRGRADRHRRIDELLALVELENWRDAVVRTLSSGMKRRLEIARALMHEPRVLFLDEPTVGLDAQARAGIWSYLDTLRKNRPLTVVVTTHYIDEVESCDHVSIIDHGKIIAEGTPDALKADHGRLLVRARPASAAVGQAIRARHPGVLDGAGGLLLIPLDDPAALDALQADFGPDLRHITIDQPSLENVFLSLTGRDLREGAPASRRGRPNGR